The genomic DNA CGATTTCTTTGTTTTCGACCCCGTGCCTCCGGAGCAGATTGGCATAGCTCTTGATGACGGTCAGGGGCGTCTTCAACTCATGGGAAGCGTCCGAAACGAACTGGGCCTGTTTCGCCATGTTCCCTTGGATCCTACTGATCATCCGGTTGAACGTTTGAGCCATCGTTTGAAGCTCATCGTTTTCCCGTTTTTCAATGGAGATGGTCTTCGGCACCCCGCTCGTTTCGATTTCTTCCATTGTCTTGATCATATTGGAGATCGGCCGCATGATTGTGTTGGCAAGCCATCTGCCCCCCAGAAGAGAGAAGACGGCGGCAAGGACCGTACAGGCAATGAGGATGCCCTTCAGAGTTTCCTTACGTGCCTCCAATCCTTCCATACGTTCGACGATCTCCAAGCTCCGCTCTCCATTACCGAAGGGAACCCGGACAACCAGGACCTGTTCCTCATGACGCTGGTTCTTGATTACATGATTCTTCGCTTCTTTGTTCTCGGCAAACTTTCCTTCTATCTTCGAGGAGAGCACGCTGTCATTTGTCACCTGATGAATCAGTTCATCGCCCGGCCCCATGATCCGGATGAAGGAGTGCTCGGTAAGATGCTTCTTCAACGCCATATCAAGGTCGTTCGTGGTCGGCGTCCCTCCGACTTCCTTCATGATCTCCTTCGCTTTGTGGAATTGAACATCTTCTTCCATGGTTACGGTATTCTGAACGAACA from Rossellomorea marisflavi includes the following:
- a CDS encoding sensor histidine kinase: MKITTKINLLTTAWMLCILVVINFVVYFLFVQNTVTMEEDVQFHKAKEIMKEVGGTPTTNDLDMALKKHLTEHSFIRIMGPGDELIHQVTNDSVLSSKIEGKFAENKEAKNHVIKNQRHEEQVLVVRVPFGNGERSLEIVERMEGLEARKETLKGILIACTVLAAVFSLLGGRWLANTIMRPISNMIKTMEEIETSGVPKTISIEKRENDELQTMAQTFNRMISRIQGNMAKQAQFVSDASHELKTPLTVIKSYANLLRRHGVENKEIADEAIQAIHSEATRIQKMTDTFLDLADLEKENVLEISQIDLVTLSRSSIKQLQEVYHRDIRLHTDAPRVIIPADELKIKQVIIIILDNAMKYSSDKIDVYIEKVGDLAVLRVKDYGIGIPREEITNIFERFYRVDKARSRETGGTGLGLHIARSIMKLHLGEINIRSEEGKGTEVELVFVG